A section of the Bacillota bacterium genome encodes:
- the rpmF gene encoding 50S ribosomal protein L32: MANPKRKWSKARTGKRRSQWKLSAPALVTCPQCHKLTFPHRVCKECGYYDRKVVLKKAQAK, encoded by the coding sequence ATGGCAAACCCAAAGCGGAAATGGTCTAAGGCAAGGACGGGGAAAAGAAGGTCTCAATGGAAATTGTCGGCTCCAGCGCTTGTGACTTGTCCTCAGTGTCATAAATTGACATTTCCTCATAGAGTTTGTAAGGAATGCGGTTATTATGATAGGAAAGTAGTTTTAAAGAAGGCACAAGCTAAATAA
- a CDS encoding acetate kinase: MKKILVINSGSSSLKFQLIDMTTETILAKGLCDRIGIDNSILKYTKYGNNTIIIEKNMPDHKTAVQEAITALTDKDLGVISDMSEISAVGHRVVHGGEKFHNSVIIDEEVMKAVKECIKLAPLHNPPNITGIEACKEIMPNTPMVAVFDTAFHQTMPKYAYLYALPYELYTEHGVRKYGFHGTSHKYVAQRAAAMLNRPLEELRLISCHLGNGASICAIKNGKSVDTSMGFTPLAGLAMGTRSGTIDPAVVFFLMEKEKMSIEEVNEYLNKKSGVLGISGVSSDFRDIQVAADNGNERAQLAIDVFCYRVKKYIGEYSAVTEGVDAVIFTAGIGENNEIVREKVLKGLDYLGISIDWEKNKNARGKEIDISTEDAKVRTLVIPTNEELEIARETLKLTASK, translated from the coding sequence ATGAAAAAGATTTTAGTAATTAATTCAGGAAGTTCTTCCTTAAAATTCCAGTTGATTGATATGACTACCGAAACTATACTTGCTAAGGGGTTATGCGATAGGATAGGAATAGATAATTCTATTCTTAAATATACCAAATACGGTAATAATACTATTATTATAGAAAAGAACATGCCGGATCATAAAACTGCAGTACAGGAAGCAATTACTGCTTTAACAGATAAAGATTTGGGTGTTATATCGGATATGTCGGAAATATCTGCAGTTGGACACCGAGTGGTACATGGAGGAGAAAAATTCCATAATTCAGTAATCATTGATGAGGAAGTAATGAAAGCCGTAAAAGAATGTATTAAGCTTGCACCTCTTCATAATCCTCCCAATATAACAGGGATAGAAGCATGTAAAGAAATAATGCCAAATACTCCTATGGTTGCTGTTTTTGATACGGCATTCCATCAGACAATGCCTAAATATGCATATTTATATGCACTGCCATATGAATTGTATACGGAACATGGAGTTCGTAAATATGGATTTCATGGGACTTCACACAAGTACGTAGCCCAGAGAGCTGCAGCAATGCTAAACCGGCCTCTGGAAGAATTAAGGCTGATTTCTTGCCATCTCGGGAATGGTGCAAGTATTTGCGCCATAAAGAATGGAAAATCGGTAGATACCAGTATGGGTTTTACACCACTTGCAGGTTTGGCAATGGGAACCAGAAGCGGTACAATTGATCCGGCTGTTGTATTTTTCTTAATGGAAAAGGAAAAAATGTCTATAGAGGAAGTAAATGAATACTTGAATAAAAAGTCGGGGGTACTGGGCATATCCGGTGTAAGCAGTGATTTTAGGGATATACAGGTTGCAGCAGATAATGGAAATGAAAGAGCTCAACTTGCAATTGATGTTTTTTGCTACAGGGTTAAAAAGTATATCGGAGAGTATTCGGCAGTGACCGAGGGAGTAGATGCTGTTATATTTACTGCAGGAATAGGAGAAAATAATGAAATTGTAAGAGAAAAAGTACTAAAGGGGTTAGATTACCTGGGAATTAGTATAGACTGGGAGAAAAATAAAAATGCAAGGGGTAAAGAAATTGATATAAGTACAGAGGATGCAAAGGTCAGGACCCTTGTAATACCTACAAATGAAGAATTGGAAATTGCCAGAGAGACCCTGAAACTTACGGCTTCAAAATAA
- the der gene encoding ribosome biogenesis GTPase Der, whose translation MSKPIVAIVGRPNVGKSALFNYIAGKRISIVEDTPGITRDRIYTEAEWRNRKFILIDTGGIEPYAQDEIMQQMRRQAEIAIETADVIVFMVDAKEGLTSSDYEVANMLRKTNKPVLLTVNKVDRIGNTPPEVYEFYNLGMGEPIPISSIHGLAIGELLDEIYNYFPEDDGEDLDEDTIKVAVVGKPNVGKSSLINRILGEERLIVTDIPGTTRDAVDTYVEKGEDKFIFIDTAGIRRKSRITDNIEKYSTIRSWTAIERADVCLIMIDAQDGVTEQDTKIAGYAHEKGKASIIAVNKWDSVEKQTGTLEDYEKRVLEKLSFMMYAPVLFISALTGQRVGRLFDLIKQVWEQSALRIPTGVLNEVINEATAMVQPPSDKGKSLKIYYITQTGIKPPSFIIFVNNKELMHYSYERYLENQLRKTFGFKGTPIKFIIKEKESEVMF comes from the coding sequence ATGTCAAAACCTATTGTAGCAATAGTAGGAAGGCCTAATGTAGGCAAGTCCGCTTTATTTAACTATATTGCAGGAAAAAGAATATCAATTGTAGAAGATACGCCGGGTATAACCCGTGATAGGATATATACTGAAGCAGAATGGAGAAACAGAAAGTTTATTTTGATTGATACAGGCGGAATTGAGCCTTATGCCCAGGATGAAATAATGCAGCAAATGAGAAGACAGGCGGAAATTGCTATTGAAACTGCTGATGTTATTGTTTTTATGGTTGATGCCAAAGAAGGACTGACCTCTTCGGACTATGAAGTGGCCAATATGCTTAGAAAAACAAATAAACCGGTACTTTTGACAGTAAACAAGGTTGACAGAATTGGAAATACACCGCCGGAGGTGTATGAGTTTTATAACCTTGGTATGGGAGAGCCAATTCCTATTTCATCTATACATGGTTTAGCTATAGGAGAACTTTTAGATGAAATATACAATTATTTTCCTGAAGATGATGGTGAGGATTTAGACGAAGATACAATTAAAGTGGCGGTTGTCGGGAAACCGAATGTAGGGAAATCATCCCTTATAAACAGGATTCTTGGGGAAGAAAGGCTTATTGTAACAGATATCCCCGGAACAACAAGAGATGCCGTAGATACTTATGTAGAAAAAGGTGAGGATAAGTTTATATTTATAGATACTGCGGGGATAAGGAGAAAAAGCAGGATTACAGATAACATTGAAAAGTATAGTACAATTAGGTCATGGACTGCTATAGAAAGGGCAGATGTGTGCCTGATTATGATTGACGCACAGGATGGTGTTACAGAACAAGATACTAAGATTGCCGGTTATGCCCATGAAAAGGGTAAAGCATCCATAATTGCAGTAAACAAATGGGATTCTGTAGAAAAACAAACAGGTACCCTTGAAGACTATGAAAAGCGGGTATTAGAAAAATTGAGTTTTATGATGTATGCTCCTGTGTTGTTTATTTCTGCATTAACAGGACAAAGAGTTGGACGCCTGTTCGATTTGATAAAGCAAGTATGGGAACAATCTGCATTAAGAATACCTACAGGAGTTTTGAATGAAGTAATAAATGAAGCAACAGCAATGGTACAGCCTCCATCTGATAAGGGGAAGAGTTTAAAGATTTATTATATAACTCAGACGGGTATTAAACCGCCAAGTTTTATTATTTTTGTGAATAATAAAGAACTGATGCATTATTCTTATGAAAGGTATCTTGAAAATCAACTCAGAAAAACATTTGGGTTTAAAGGTACTCCAATAAAGTTTATTATAAAGGAGAAAGAAAGTGAGGTAATGTTTTGA
- a CDS encoding HD domain-containing protein, which translates to MENIRISLLDLFIALSDVMDMISPELDGHHKRVAYISRAIGVGMGITREEQRDLFLASLLHDCGGISLKERLDALEFDVISSYKHAELGYRLLKSFKPLEKIAVIIKHHHDNWKKQNNNSSQVPVESYILHLADRVDVLIDRRRELVGQTKKIKDRIHEESGEKFMPEAVNVFLKVAEPISFWLDIMNFPRDECKINDQIYNITLGEQDIYTVTELFERIIDFRSRYTATHSSGVAAVAELLGAYSGLSKNEQRKLKIAGHLHDLGKLAIPTEILEKTGNLTEEEINIIKTHTYYTYRILKKVSGLEEISEMAAFHHERLDGKGYPFSLKGDEISFNARIVAIADIFTAITEDRPYRKGMDLEKSLWILEKMAENNVIDKDILLVLKENYNSINSERIKVQNIAVKEYNEFIKE; encoded by the coding sequence ATGGAGAATATCCGTATTTCACTGTTAGACCTTTTTATTGCATTATCTGATGTAATGGATATGATAAGCCCAGAGTTAGATGGTCATCATAAGCGTGTTGCTTATATTAGCCGGGCAATTGGAGTGGGAATGGGAATAACGAGGGAGGAGCAAAGAGACCTATTCTTAGCATCACTTCTCCATGACTGTGGAGGTATATCACTTAAAGAGAGGCTCGATGCACTAGAATTTGATGTTATAAGTTCCTATAAGCATGCTGAATTAGGTTACCGACTCCTTAAAAGTTTTAAGCCTCTTGAAAAAATAGCGGTAATTATAAAACATCATCATGACAATTGGAAAAAGCAGAATAATAATTCTTCACAAGTGCCTGTTGAAAGCTATATTTTACATCTGGCGGACAGGGTTGATGTTCTGATAGATAGAAGAAGGGAATTGGTTGGACAAACCAAAAAAATAAAGGACAGGATACATGAAGAATCAGGCGAAAAATTTATGCCTGAAGCTGTAAACGTATTCCTTAAAGTAGCCGAACCCATATCTTTTTGGCTGGATATAATGAACTTCCCTCGAGATGAATGTAAAATCAATGACCAGATTTACAATATTACTTTGGGTGAGCAGGATATATATACGGTAACTGAGCTTTTTGAGCGTATTATTGACTTCAGGAGCAGATATACTGCTACCCATTCTAGTGGTGTTGCTGCTGTAGCAGAACTTCTTGGGGCTTATTCGGGGTTATCCAAAAATGAGCAGAGAAAACTGAAAATTGCAGGCCATTTACATGATCTGGGCAAGTTGGCTATTCCAACAGAAATATTAGAAAAAACTGGTAATTTGACAGAAGAAGAAATAAATATCATAAAAACTCACACTTATTATACTTACAGAATTTTAAAGAAGGTGAGCGGTCTTGAAGAAATAAGCGAAATGGCAGCTTTTCATCACGAAAGGCTTGATGGAAAAGGTTATCCTTTCTCTTTAAAAGGTGACGAAATCTCATTTAATGCCAGGATAGTTGCTATTGCAGATATTTTTACAGCTATCACTGAAGATAGACCTTACAGAAAGGGAATGGACCTAGAAAAGAGCTTATGGATTTTGGAAAAAATGGCTGAAAACAACGTTATAGATAAAGATATTTTACTTGTCTTAAAAGAAAACTACAATAGTATAAATTCAGAGCGAATTAAAGTACAAAATATTGCTGTAAAAGAATATAACGAATTTATCAAAGAGTAG
- a CDS encoding DUF177 domain-containing protein, which translates to MKINISDILKNESGCLEIEYNDKVEGLESPINGYTLPGNVSFKGTLTRLKGLLNFVGIIKFEYDINCYRCLNNIHGNMSIGVNENILNAARVTPQDDVFTYEGDYLDIDIILKNYIILNLPMKQICSDECKGLCPICGSNLNEGKCSCSEERYVNPQMEVLKFFFE; encoded by the coding sequence ATGAAAATCAATATATCGGATATTTTAAAAAATGAAAGCGGTTGTTTAGAGATAGAATATAATGATAAGGTTGAAGGACTCGAAAGCCCAATAAATGGTTACACTTTGCCTGGAAACGTTAGTTTTAAAGGGACTCTAACTAGATTGAAAGGGTTATTAAACTTTGTAGGCATTATAAAGTTTGAATATGATATTAATTGTTACAGGTGCTTGAATAATATTCACGGAAATATGTCAATAGGGGTTAATGAAAATATACTTAATGCCGCAAGGGTTACCCCTCAAGATGATGTATTTACTTATGAAGGTGATTACCTTGATATAGATATAATACTAAAAAATTATATTATTTTAAATTTACCTATGAAACAGATCTGTAGTGATGAATGTAAAGGACTTTGCCCAATATGTGGAAGCAACCTGAATGAGGGAAAGTGCAGTTGTAGTGAGGAAAGGTATGTAAATCCGCAAATGGAGGTTCTGAAGTTTTTTTTTGAATAG
- a CDS encoding nitroreductase family protein: MSVYEIILRRRTIRKFKQEKIKREVLLKLINAARHAPSGANLQPIKYVIIDDPERVEKVFAHLKWAGYLAPYGDPKEGERPVAYIIVLADTAIRRSGYELDIGAAIQNILLAAEEENIGTCWIGSVDREAVKSILNIPGQYIIDSVVALGYKAENPVVEDENGSIKYYKDGNGVLHVPKRKLEDIILEV, encoded by the coding sequence ATGAGTGTCTATGAAATAATACTTAGGAGAAGGACAATCAGGAAGTTTAAGCAGGAAAAAATAAAGCGGGAGGTTTTATTGAAACTTATTAATGCTGCCCGCCATGCGCCATCGGGAGCAAACTTACAGCCTATAAAATATGTAATTATAGATGACCCTGAAAGGGTAGAGAAGGTATTTGCGCATTTAAAATGGGCAGGTTATCTAGCCCCCTACGGAGATCCCAAAGAGGGTGAACGACCTGTAGCATATATTATTGTATTGGCAGACACTGCAATAAGAAGAAGTGGTTATGAGCTGGACATTGGTGCGGCAATACAGAATATTTTACTTGCCGCAGAGGAGGAAAATATAGGTACCTGCTGGATTGGGTCGGTTGATAGGGAGGCAGTGAAATCCATATTAAATATTCCTGGCCAATACATAATTGACAGTGTTGTTGCACTTGGGTATAAAGCAGAAAATCCTGTTGTTGAAGATGAAAATGGTTCAATAAAGTACTATAAAGATGGAAATGGGGTACTGCATGTACCAAAAAGAAAACTGGAGGATATAATATTAGAAGTGTGA
- the hflC gene encoding protease modulator HflC: protein MKISGRRLKTIMDGNPNFDYINMKMNKKFNFSDYKRFFKLVGIIALAVILLSIIFNMFFFQVDEREQAVVKQFNEVVKIVVNEKTENLLKAIEENPQFRKIKISDRKGLHVKVPFIQTVEKFTSMLLTYDTDSREVVTRDKKKLVLDNYAVWRINNPALFYSSLGNERAAHTRLDDIIYSKLNEEIGKVESHVVISDKNFVADMLQRIKESTNEQVTSYGMEVVDVRIKRTDFPEENYNNIFNRMNTERQRAAKSYRSEGQEEAQKIRSEADKEATIIEAQAYEEAERIKGEGDAEALRIYAEAYNRDPEFYAFWRTLQAYKKTLKENTKIIIDSDSEFAKYLFDVR, encoded by the coding sequence ATGAAAATCAGCGGAAGGAGGCTTAAAACCATCATGGACGGCAATCCAAATTTTGATTATATTAATATGAAAATGAATAAAAAATTTAATTTTTCAGATTATAAAAGATTTTTCAAACTAGTGGGAATAATTGCTCTTGCCGTTATTCTATTAAGTATAATTTTCAACATGTTCTTCTTTCAGGTGGATGAGAGGGAACAGGCGGTAGTAAAGCAGTTCAATGAAGTAGTAAAGATAGTTGTGAATGAAAAGACAGAGAACCTTTTGAAAGCTATTGAAGAAAATCCCCAGTTCAGAAAGATAAAAATATCCGACAGGAAAGGGTTACATGTAAAAGTTCCTTTTATCCAGACAGTCGAAAAGTTTACAAGCATGCTTCTTACTTATGATACGGATTCCAGGGAAGTGGTTACTAGGGATAAAAAGAAACTGGTACTTGACAACTATGCCGTGTGGAGAATAAATAACCCTGCATTGTTTTATTCCTCCCTTGGAAATGAAAGAGCTGCCCATACCAGGCTGGATGATATTATCTATTCCAAACTCAATGAAGAAATTGGAAAAGTAGAGTCTCATGTGGTAATATCTGACAAAAATTTTGTGGCAGACATGCTGCAAAGAATAAAAGAAAGCACAAATGAGCAGGTAACAAGTTACGGTATGGAAGTAGTGGATGTAAGAATTAAGAGGACGGATTTCCCGGAAGAAAATTACAACAATATTTTTAACCGGATGAATACTGAAAGGCAGCGAGCTGCAAAATCATACCGTTCAGAAGGGCAGGAGGAAGCCCAGAAGATACGTTCAGAAGCAGACAAAGAGGCAACTATTATTGAGGCACAGGCATATGAAGAAGCTGAACGGATAAAGGGCGAAGGTGATGCTGAAGCTCTGCGGATATATGCCGAGGCATATAACAGAGATCCTGAATTTTATGCCTTCTGGAGGACTCTGCAGGCATATAAGAAGACATTAAAAGAAAATACGAAAATAATAATTGATTCAGATTCTGAATTTGCAAAGTATTTGTTTGATGTACGATAG
- the hflK gene encoding FtsH protease activity modulator HflK yields MFKKVSKYLFIVIVILFALFWLSSGFYTVKSGEEAVVLRFGKYERTVSKAGLNWHFPAPVERVDKVNVLEIKRLEFGYKTLKEGGHRQYPTYADVPVVESLMLTGDENLVNVETAIQYKIKDVVDYLFNVKNQEGTLQIAAESAIRRVIANHILDEVLTENKFEIQQEIKEDLQKICDNYKLGVNIIAVQLQDVYPPDEVDSAFKDVANAREDRNSYINEAESYKNEVIPRARGNAAAMINEAIAYKEKRIAEAKGDVANFIQILEKYEHGREVTRVRMYLETMEEVLPGIEKYIVDSDGNLIKFLPLEQNPVLKNEANK; encoded by the coding sequence TTGTTCAAGAAAGTCTCTAAATATTTGTTCATAGTAATTGTAATTTTGTTTGCTTTATTTTGGTTAAGTTCAGGGTTTTACACGGTAAAGTCGGGCGAAGAGGCAGTTGTATTGAGGTTTGGAAAATACGAAAGGACTGTATCAAAGGCAGGTTTGAACTGGCATTTTCCTGCACCGGTCGAGCGTGTGGACAAGGTTAATGTTCTGGAAATAAAAAGACTTGAGTTTGGATACAAAACACTAAAAGAGGGTGGTCACAGACAATATCCAACTTATGCCGATGTGCCGGTTGTAGAGTCTCTGATGTTAACAGGGGACGAGAATCTGGTAAATGTTGAGACTGCTATACAATACAAAATTAAGGATGTGGTTGATTATCTTTTTAATGTTAAAAATCAAGAAGGAACACTGCAAATAGCTGCTGAGTCTGCAATACGGAGAGTTATTGCAAACCATATCCTCGATGAGGTCCTTACAGAAAACAAGTTTGAAATCCAACAGGAAATAAAAGAAGATTTGCAGAAAATTTGCGATAATTACAAGCTTGGTGTTAATATAATTGCAGTCCAGTTACAGGATGTTTACCCTCCTGATGAAGTGGATTCAGCTTTCAAGGATGTGGCAAATGCCAGGGAAGACAGGAACAGTTATATTAATGAAGCTGAAAGTTACAAGAATGAGGTTATTCCAAGGGCTAGAGGTAATGCTGCTGCCATGATAAACGAGGCTATAGCCTATAAGGAGAAAAGGATTGCAGAGGCAAAAGGTGACGTGGCTAATTTTATTCAAATACTGGAGAAATATGAACATGGCAGAGAAGTTACCAGAGTGCGTATGTACCTTGAAACTATGGAAGAAGTGCTTCCAGGTATTGAAAAGTATATAGTAGACTCTGATGGAAATTTGATTAAGTTTTTGCCCCTTGAGCAGAATCCGGTTTTAAAAAATGAGGCAAATAAGTGA
- a CDS encoding DUF512 domain-containing protein, which translates to MLNVSLEDKSQDEQWRIRVQVSNKKGAIVQRVLPGSIAEEAGISTRDHILTINGEKIEDIFDYKFFIAEDMLNIRVQKDDGDIWEIDIEKDTYEDLGIEFADPLFDNTKKCTNKCIFCFIDQLPKGMRETLYFKDDDIRLSFLMGNYVTLTNLKDKDIDRIIRYRMSPINISVHTTNPSLRVFMLRNKFAGNVLEKIVKLTDAGINVNCQVVLCRGINDGKELDKTIEDLSNLYPRVHSISVVPVGITRYREGLFDLIPYDKEEACNILTQVKAWQKKLLVEKGSRVVYPADEFYIMAGYEVPGHEEYEGFPQLENGVGLVSLFKYEFYEYLHKLEKQNMPCGVKKIPHRAVSIATGISAYKLIKELTDELEKRYNDVKINVYPIENRFFGEYVTVAGLLTGQDIVNELKDKELGCELLIPETMLKFDRQVFLDDYTVKLVESILGVELKVLEVNGKAFVDGILGRVT; encoded by the coding sequence CTGCTTAATGTAAGTTTAGAGGATAAGAGTCAAGATGAACAATGGAGGATAAGAGTCCAGGTGAGTAATAAAAAAGGTGCTATAGTGCAAAGAGTTTTGCCGGGGAGTATTGCCGAGGAAGCGGGAATTAGTACGAGAGACCATATTTTAACTATTAACGGAGAGAAAATAGAAGATATTTTCGATTACAAATTCTTTATAGCTGAGGATATGCTGAATATCAGGGTACAAAAGGACGATGGGGATATATGGGAAATAGATATTGAAAAAGATACTTATGAGGATTTGGGAATTGAGTTTGCCGACCCCTTGTTTGACAATACAAAAAAGTGCACAAATAAGTGTATTTTTTGCTTTATAGATCAGTTACCTAAAGGTATGAGGGAAACCCTTTACTTTAAAGATGATGACATTAGATTGTCATTTTTAATGGGGAATTATGTAACCTTGACCAATTTGAAGGATAAGGATATAGATAGAATAATAAGGTACCGCATGTCTCCCATAAACATTTCCGTTCATACAACCAACCCATCTTTGAGGGTATTCATGCTTAGAAATAAATTTGCCGGAAATGTGCTTGAGAAGATAGTAAAATTGACTGATGCGGGCATAAACGTAAATTGCCAGGTGGTACTGTGTAGAGGAATTAATGATGGTAAAGAGTTGGACAAGACCATTGAGGATCTTTCCAATCTATATCCGCGAGTTCACAGTATTTCAGTTGTACCGGTAGGTATAACCAGGTATAGAGAGGGTTTATTTGATTTAATACCCTACGATAAGGAAGAAGCTTGTAATATTTTAACACAGGTTAAAGCCTGGCAAAAGAAATTGCTGGTGGAAAAAGGTTCGAGAGTGGTTTACCCTGCAGATGAGTTCTATATAATGGCTGGCTATGAAGTTCCAGGGCATGAAGAGTATGAGGGTTTCCCTCAATTGGAAAACGGCGTTGGCCTTGTTTCTTTGTTTAAATATGAATTTTATGAATACTTGCACAAGCTGGAAAAACAAAATATGCCCTGTGGAGTTAAAAAAATACCTCATAGGGCTGTAAGTATAGCAACCGGAATTTCTGCGTACAAGCTTATAAAAGAGCTGACAGATGAATTGGAGAAAAGGTATAATGATGTTAAAATAAATGTATATCCCATAGAAAATAGATTCTTTGGGGAATATGTAACTGTAGCAGGGCTTTTAACAGGACAGGATATTGTTAATGAGCTAAAAGATAAAGAATTGGGATGTGAGCTGTTGATTCCTGAAACAATGCTTAAGTTCGACCGGCAGGTATTTTTAGATGACTATACGGTGAAATTAGTAGAAAGTATTTTGGGTGTAGAGTTAAAAGTTTTGGAAGTAAACGGTAAAGCATTTGTTGACGGGATTCTAGGACGAGTAACCTGA
- the pta gene encoding phosphate acetyltransferase, which yields MNFLEQIIERAKADIKTIVLPESTDMRVIRAAAIILEKKIANVVLVGNKEEIAKAAGNLDVSGAQIVDPLKSEKYDDYVNTFYELRKAKGVTIEKAKEIMKNPVYWGVMMVKKGEADGMVSGAVNSTADTLRPALQILKTVPGVKLVSAFFVMVVPNCEYGYNGTFIYADSGLVENPNEEELAEIAIVSAKSFKLLVQAEPKVAMLSYSSYGSAKSELTEKVIKATKIAKERAPYLIIDGELQADAALVPSVAKIKAPGSPVAGKANVLIFPDLNCGNIAYKLTQRLAKAEAYGPITQGMAAPVNDLSRGCSAEDIVGVVAITAVQAQAIAKYN from the coding sequence ATGAATTTCCTTGAACAAATTATTGAAAGGGCAAAAGCAGACATTAAAACAATAGTATTGCCTGAAAGTACAGACATGAGGGTTATTAGAGCAGCAGCTATAATATTGGAGAAGAAGATTGCTAATGTTGTACTTGTGGGCAACAAGGAAGAAATTGCCAAGGCAGCAGGTAATTTGGATGTATCCGGAGCCCAAATAGTAGATCCTCTGAAGTCAGAAAAGTATGATGACTATGTAAACACTTTTTATGAGCTTCGGAAGGCAAAAGGTGTTACTATTGAAAAGGCGAAAGAGATTATGAAAAACCCAGTTTATTGGGGTGTTATGATGGTAAAAAAAGGTGAAGCAGATGGAATGGTATCAGGCGCAGTAAATTCCACTGCTGATACTTTAAGGCCGGCTTTACAAATTTTAAAAACTGTACCCGGGGTAAAACTTGTTTCAGCCTTTTTTGTAATGGTTGTTCCAAATTGTGAATATGGCTATAATGGGACATTTATTTATGCAGACAGCGGCCTTGTTGAAAATCCAAATGAGGAGGAATTGGCAGAAATAGCAATTGTATCAGCTAAATCTTTTAAATTGCTTGTTCAGGCAGAACCTAAAGTTGCCATGCTTTCATATTCTTCCTATGGGAGTGCAAAAAGCGAGCTTACAGAAAAGGTTATAAAAGCTACTAAAATAGCTAAAGAAAGAGCACCTTATTTGATTATAGACGGTGAGTTACAGGCAGATGCTGCATTAGTACCTTCAGTAGCAAAAATAAAAGCTCCGGGAAGTCCAGTGGCAGGTAAGGCTAATGTATTGATATTCCCTGATTTAAATTGTGGAAATATTGCATATAAATTGACACAACGGTTGGCAAAAGCAGAAGCCTATGGACCTATTACCCAGGGAATGGCAGCTCCCGTTAATGACCTTTCCAGAGGATGTTCAGCTGAAGACATTGTTGGTGTAGTTGCAATAACTGCAGTCCAGGCACAGGCCATAGCTAAGTATAATTAG